GGCGACCGGAGACTGGACCGTCAACACGCCGGCCGAGGAATTCCCGGCGGTGCAGGGCATCTACCGCCTGCTGGACGCCGGGTCCAACGTGGAGTGGCGGCAGTTCGACTCGCCGCACAACTACCACCGGGACAGCCGCGAGGCGGTCTACGGCTTCTTCGGGAGGCACATCCTCGGCGACCCGGACGCCGCGCGGTTCGTGGAGCGCGGCTACAGTCCCGAGCAGCTCAGCTCGCTGCTCTATCTGTGGGGACGGGGATTACCGGCAGGGGCGGTGGACCTGCAGGAGCTCGTCCGCCGGCGCATCGCCGCGGCGGAGGCCGACACCGCGGCGCTGGCGGTCAGCGACGCTGTCACGCTGGAGCGGGCCCGGACCGCCTTCCGCGAGCGGTTGGGCCTGTCGATCCACGCCGAGGCTCCCGCGCCGGACCGCGTGGTGATGCAACGCCTGCCGGGCGGCGCGCTGGTGCTCGGCCGGAGAGGGGCCGGCGACCGGATTCCGGCGAGGCTCGTCAACGGAGGGCCGGAAGCCGAGGGCACGGGTCGGGGCGCGGAAGCTGGAGCGGGTCCGGGCCCGAGGGCCGGCAGCGACGCGGGCGTACCAACGCTGCTCGTGCATCCCGAGGGCGCCGAGGCTGCGGAACGTTCGGCGCCGGGCCGGATCCTGGCCGCGCACGGCGCGCCGCTGCTGCTGATCGATGCCTTCCAGACCGGTGCGGCGGTCGCTGACCGCGATGTCGCCGGCGCCGGCCGCAATGCCGAGGCGTACTACCACGTGTTCAACCGCAGCGACGACGCCAACCGCGTGCAGGACATCCTGACCGCCATCGCGTACCTGCGCCGGCACACGGGCGCGGAGACCGTCAACGTGGTCGGCACCGCGCAGGCCGGCTTGTGGGTGCTGCTTGCGGCCGCGCTCGACCCGGGCGAGCTGACCGTGGCCGTCGACCTCGACCGGTTCGACGCGGCGGACGATGCCGCCTACGTGGACGGGTTGTTCATTCCCGGCCTGCGCCGGGCCGGCGACGTGCGGGCGGCGGCGCCGCTGCTGTCGCGCGGCAGGCTGCTGCTGCACAACGTCCATGCCCGCTTCCCGCTGCCGTGGTTCGAGGCATCCTTCGAAGCTGCGGGCAGGTCCGGGAGCCTGCGCACGAGCGAGGCGAGAGCGCTGCCCGAGGCTCTCGTGGCCTGGCTGGAGTCCTGACCGGTGCCTGCCTGGCTGGAGTCCCGACCGGCGCCTGCCTGGAGACCGGCACGGTGAACAGCCGGGCCGATTTTCCAGCATCGAGGAGTAGTATTGGATCCGGTAGAGGCGCACGCGGACGAGAGCGTGCGCCGGGAGGAAGGGAAGATGACACATCGAGCACGGGCGGCGGCGATTGCACTGATCGCGGGCGTGGCGCTGATGCCGATGCTCGCCGCGGCCCAGGCCACCGACGCCACCGGTCCCCGCACGCCGTGGGGCCACCCCGATCTCCAGGGCACCTGGGACTACCGCACGCTCACCCCGCTCGAGCGGCCCGTGGAGCTGGGAGACAAGGCTTTCCTGACTGAGGAAGAGGCCGCGACGCTCGAGCAGGAGACCCTCGCCCGCAACGAGCTCCTGCTGAACCGCGCTCCCGAGACCACGAGCGCCAGCGACCAGGTGGACCGCCGTGCGGACGGCACCCCCGGCTTCTACAACAACTTCTGGCTGGACCGGGGCACCACCGCCATCGCGACGCGCCGCACCTCGCTGGTCGTGGATCCTGCCGACGGGCGGCTGCCGGCCCTGACCGAGCCGGCGCGGCGCCGCGCCAACTCGCCCGAGGCGGCGCGTCTGGAGGGCGTGCGCCGCGGGCGCCTGCCGGCGGCCAGCTACGAGGACCTCGACGCCGGAGACCGCTGCATCCAGCACGCCAAGGCCGGCCCGCCGCTGAGCACCGGCGGCTACAACAACAACATGATGCTGTTCCAGACGCCCGACCACGTCGTCATCCTGGCCGAGCAGAACTATGACGCGCGCATCATCCCGCTCGACGGGCGGCCCCACGTGTCGCCGCGGTTGCGCCAGTGGATGGGCGACTCGCGCGGCTACTGGGAGGGCGACACGCTCGTCGTCGAGACGGTCCATTTCAACGGCAAGCACGACCAGATCGGCCGGCCGCTGCTGAGCACCGGCGAGAACCTGGCGCTGGTCGAGCGGTTCACGCTGATGGACGGGGAGAACCTGATGTACGAGTACACGGTCCGCGATCCCAGCATCTGGACGCGCTCCTGGACCGCACAGCATCCGATGAAGCGGAACCCGGACCTGATGTTCGAGTTCGCCTGTCACGAAGGCAACTACGGGATGCACGGCATCATGGCCGGCTCGCGCGTGCAGGAGGCCGAGGCCGCCGCCAGGTAGCAGCCGTCAGCGCGTCGCACGAACGAGCGTTCGACGTGCTCCATGGGACGGCGCTTCGGCGGCGTCGTCCCATCGCGCCCGGTTCTCACTCCGACGCCAGCGCGATCAGGCCCGCGTCGTTCGCCGCGCCATACGCCAGAACGATGAACTGCCGGCCGTCCTGCAGGTAGGTCATCGGGGTTCCGGTCGGCGCCACGTCGAGCTCCAGGGCATGCACCGTCTCGCCCGTTGCCTTGTCGAAGGCGAGCAGGTACGGCGTGGTCGACAGCGTGCGCGGGTTGACGGGCGCATCGGGGTCGCGGCTGATGAAGCCGAGGTCCGGGCTGTCGCGCCGTCCACGGAAGCCGAGGAAGAGCAGCGTCCTGGTGAGCAGTGGCCCCGTGTAGGAGCCGCCCCCAAGCGGTCCGGGATCGGGAACGCCGAGGTCCATCACCTCCCGGCGCGGGCCGTCGCCGAGGGGGACCATCCACGCCTCGGTGCCGGTGTTCAGGTCGAAGGCGCTGAGCCGGACGTAGGGCGGCTTCCACAGCGGCAGGCCCCGCGGGCCGCGCAGACCGCCCGAACGGGTCCGCCGGTAGCGGAAGTCCGACGTGCCCGGGTCCGGGGGCCCGAGCAGGACGACGCTCGGCTGCGTGCGCGACGGCACATAGAGCCAGCCGGTCTCCGGGTCGACCGCCGCGCCGTGCCAGTTGGCGCCGCCGATGGCGCCGGGCATGAGGATCGTGCCGCGCTTGCCGTCGTCGCCCGCGGCGGTGATCGGCTCGAAGAGCGGTCCGTAGGTGAACTCCTCCAGGATCTCGACCGCCTCGGCCCGCAGCTCCGGCGTGAAGTCGATCAGGCTGTCGATCGACACCCCCTGCCGGTCGAATGGCGGCGGCTTCGTCGGATGCGGCTGGGTCGGTGCGGTCCGCTCACCGGGCACGGTCGTCTGCGGGACCGGCCGCTCCTCGATCGGCCAGACGGGTTCGCCGGTGACGCGGTCGAAGACATAGGTGTAGGCCTGCTTCGTCACCACCGCAACGGCCTTGATGGGCCGGCCGTCGACCTCGATGTCCACGAGCACGGGTGCCGCCGTCGCGTCGTAGTCCCAGAGCCCGTGGTGGACGAACTGGAAGTGCCAGACCCGCTCGCCGGTCGCCGCGTCCAGGCAGACGATGCTCTCGGCGAAGAGGTTGTCGCCGAGGCGGTGACCGCCGTAGTAGTCGTTGGTGGGCGTGCCGATCGGCAGGTAGACGTAGCCGAGCTCCGTGTCGGCGGTCAGCATGCCCCAGGCGTTGGTCGAGCCGGAGTACTCCCACGAGCCGTTCTCCCACGTCTCGTTGCCGAACTCGCCCGGCTGGGGGATGGTGTGGAACTCCCACAGTTCCTCCCCGGTGCGGACGTCGAAGCCGCGCACGTCGCCCGGCGCGTCGAGCTGGAACCGCGGGCCGTCGAACACCACCGACCCGATCACGACCACGTCGCCGACCACGATCGGCACCGACATCAACTGGTAGTCGCGCCGTGGGATCGGCCGGCGCAGCCCCTGCGTGGCGTCGATGGCCCCGTCGGCGCCGAAGTCGGCGATCGGCCTTCCGGTACGCGCATCGAGCGCCCAGAGGTAGGCGTTGCCGGTAGGCAGGAAGATGCGCGCGTCCCGCCCGTCCGACCAGTAGGCCACGCCCCGCGAGTTGAACCCGGTGTTCGCCGGCCGCTCGCCCTCCCAGCTTCCCGGGTCGAACGTCCAGAGCGTCTCCCCGGTAGCGGCGTCGATGGCCGCTGCCTGCGACAGCGACGTCTTGATGTACAGGACACCGTCGACGAGCACCGGCGTCGACTTGAAGGCGTCCGGTATCGCCGGCAGCGTCCTGCGGTTGGCGGTGACGATTGGGTTGTCGGGCGACTCCCACCGCCAGGCGACGCGGAGGCGGTGGACGTTGGTGCCGTCGATCTGCTCGAGCGGCGAGTACTTCGTGCTCCCGTGGTCTCCGCCGTACGCGGGCCACTGCCCGTCCTGGGCGCCTTGCTGGGCGGCGGGGGAGCACCAGAGCAGGGCAGCGGCCACGACGGCGCCAGCGATGCGCCGCAACATGCCTTGCCTATCTGTCAGTCGTAGCAGCATGGCGTTCCTCCCGTTGGAACCGCCATTCTAGCGCCCCGAAACGCCTCGCAGGCTCGGCGTTTCGGCCCATCCCGTCCTCACCATGAGCTTGCGTCTCGGAACTCTGCTTCGCTACGTTCTGCGGCGCAAGCTCCCGGATCGCAGCGCCCTCTCGCGTAGTCCCGCGCTCTCCACCCACGAGCACGAAAGGACGGAGCGCGTGGATCGTACACGAATGTTCCTCATTCGTTGCTACAATGGCGCCACAACCCAAGGAGCACGCATGGCCAAGACGGCAACAATCCGCGCACGCCTGGAACCCGACCTGAAGCACGAGGCCGAACAGATCCTGTCGACGCTCGGCCTGTCGCCGACCGCGGCCATCACGCTGTTCTACAGGCAGGTGACCTTGCAGCACGGCCTGCCTTTTCCGGTGAGGATTCCCAACGCGGAGACCCGCGAGGCTCTGCGTCAGGCAGTTGAGGGGGATGGTCTCACGGAGTACGGTGGCCTCGACGATCTCACGGCGGCGCACGCTGATTGATGCGCCTCCTGACCACGAAACGTTTCGGGAGAGACCTGAAGCGGGCGAAGAAAAGAGGCAAGGACCTCGGCAGGCTCTGGGCTGTCGTCGATCGGCTGCTTGGCGGACAGGCGCTCGACCCGCGCCACCGACAGCATCGGCTGTCCGGGGTTTGGTCCGGATCCTGGGAGTGCCACATCGAGCCGGACTGGCTGCTGATCTGGATCCAGGACGATGATGTTCTGGTTTTGGTCCGAACCGGTACACATTCGGATCTGTTCGCCTGATCGTGCGCGGTATCCTCGAGAATAGACGACGCGCTCCTTCAGCGGGAGAGACACATGGCGATCGACAGTGTGGCGAAGCTCCGTGCGGTCTACCGTCCTCCCCGCGCACGGTCCGGGCTCAAGGTGCTGGACCATCTCGACGTCCACTGCCGCAACTTCATCGCCCTGTCTCCGCTCTGCGTGATCAGCTCGTCGCGGGCGGACGGGCGGGCCGACGCCTCGCCCCGAGGAGACCTGCCCGGATCGCTGGCACACGTGCTGGACGACAGGACGCTGCTGATCCCCGACCGGCCGGGAAACCGCCAACTGGACACGTTGACGAACCTGGTGGAGCGTCCCTACGCGGGGCTGGTGTTCTTCGTGCCGGGCTGGAACGAGACCCTGCGGATCAACGGGCGCGTGGAGATCGTCGATGAGCGGGAGTTCCTGGCTCCGCTGGCTATCCGCGGCAAGATTCCGATCCTGGCCGTGAAGGTGACCGTGGAAGAGGCCTATCTCCATTGCGCCAAGGCGCTCATCCGGGCCCGCGTCTGGGAACCGGAGGCGCGGGTCGAACGCTCCCGGTTCCCGACCTACGGACAGGTGCTGGCCGATCAGATCGCGGGCGCCGACGCCGCCGAGATCGACGCCGACTCGGCGCAGAGCGCCAGGACTGATCTCTATTGACCCCGACGGCGCCAGGCCGGACCGGGAGTCTGTACCGCAGAGAATGGTGTCGGCGCAGACGACGCTATCCTGAAGCTCACGGATGCGGCTCGATGCGCAGGAGCGCCCCGTCGTCCTCGTCCGTCAGCAGATAGACGAATCCGTCGGGCCCTTCGCGCACTTCCCGGATACGTTGCCTGAGCTCCGTCAACATCGACTCGCGCCGCAGCTCCTCTGTGTTGTCGTTGAACACGATGCGCTGCACGTGGCCCGTGCCCGAAATGCCGCCCTCGCGCAGGGATCCTACGAGCACGTTGCCTCGCCACGCAGGAAACTGGTCGCCGGTGTAGACGGCCATGCCGGAGACCGCGATGGCGGGCAGCCACACCACGAGTGGTGATTCCATCCCCTCGCGCGTCGGATGTTCGGAAACGCGCGAGCCGGGATAGTTGCGTCCGAAGCTGACGACCGGCCAACCGTAGTTGCGACCCGGCAGGATGATGTTGATCTCGTCGCCGCCGTTGGGACCGTTCTCGTTGTTCCAGAGCATCCCGGTTTCAGGGTGGACGATGAGGCCCAGCGAATTGCGATGCCCCAAGGCGTAGATTTCCGGCCGATAGCCCGGCTGGTCCACGAACGGGTTGTCGGCCGGTACGGAGCCATCGTCGTTGAGGCGCAGCATCTTGCCGCGCAGGCTCGCGGGGTCCTGCGCGACGTTCCCCACGTTGCCGCCGGTGGACATGAAGACCTTGCCGTCATGGCCGAAGGCGACGCGCCCGTTGAGACCCGAGTTGCCCTCGTGCGCGTCGGTGACGACCAGGTCCTCGACGTCGACGAGTGCGCCAGCCTCGAGCCGGCCCCGCGCGAGCGCCGGGGAACCCCTGCCGTTGCCGGCGGGCTTGGTATAGGTGAGGTATACGAGGCCGTTGTCGGCGAATCGGGGATGGAGGGCCACGTCCAGGAGCCCGCCGTTGCCCTCGGTTCTCATCTGTGGCAGTCCGGAGATGGGGTGCGGGTCGAGCACGCCGCCGCGCACGATGCGAAGACGACCAGGCCGCTCGGTGACCAGCATGTCGCCGTCGGGGAGGAACGCGATGGCCCAGGGATGCGACAGCCCCCTGGCCACGACGCTGACGCGGATCTTGTGCTGCTCGGCGGTATCGAAAACCCATGGCCCGTCACCCAACGGCGGCACCGGGACGCCGATGGGCCGTTCCTCCTGCGCGTGGCCGGGCGCGAGCATGCAGAGCAACAGCGGCGCCGCCAAGAGAACGGAATGTCGGATCCTCATGCGAACCTCCCGCGTGATTGGGTCATCTCCAGCGCGGATCGCCGAGGTTCACGGCGCCGGCTCTATCCGCAGTAGCGCGCCGTCGTCGACGTGGTCCGTCAGCACGTAGAGCAACCCGTCGGGCCCCTCGCGCACCTCCCGGATGCGCTGCCGCAGCTCCGTCAGCATCAGCTCGCGCCGCAGCTCCTCCATGTGCTCGTTGAAGACGATGCGCTGCAGGTGGCCGGTCCCCGGGATGCCGCCCATCTGCAGGGATCCGACGAAGAGGTTGCCCTTCCACGCGGGGAACTCGTCCCCCGTATAGACGTCCATGCCGGCCGCCGCGATGGCGGGCAGCCAGACCACGAGCGGCGACTCGTAGCCGTCGCGCGTCGGATGCGAGGAAACCCGCGCGCCGGGATAGAGGCGCCCGAAGCTCATCAGCGGCCAGCCGTAATTGCGCCCCGGCAGCAGCTCGTTGAGCTCGTCGCCGCCGTTGGGACCGTTCTCGTGCTGCCAGATGTTGCCGGTCCCGGGGTGCAGGATGAGGCCGAGCGTGTTGCGATGGCCGATGGTGAAGAGCTCCGGCCGGTGGCCCGGCTCGTCCACGAACGGGTTGTCGTCCGGCACCGACCCGTCGTCGTTGAGGCGCAGGACCTTGCCGCGCAGGCTCATCGGGTCCTGCGGGGCCTCGAGGAGATCACCGCCCAGGTTCCGGATCCGGCCTCCGGTCGACATGTACACCTTGCCGTCGCTGCCGAAGGAGACCCGTCCGTTGAGCCCCGAGTTGGTGTCGAAGGGCTCGGTCACCAGCAGGTCCTTCACGTCGCGCAGCGCGTGTCCGTCGAGGCGGCCCCGCGCGAGGGCGGGCGAGCCGCGGCCGTCGTCGTGCCGCTTGGTGTAGGTGAGATAGACCAGCCCGTTGTCGGCGAAGTTCGGGTGGAGCGCCACGTCCATCAGGCCGCCGTTGCCGTCGTCCCGCACTTCCGGCACGCCGGTGATGGGGCGCGGGTGGAGCTTGTCATCGCGAACCAGGCGCAGCCAGCCGTCGCGCTCGACAATCAGCATTCCGCCGTCCGGCAGGAACGCGATGCTCCAGGGGTGTGACAGCCCGTCGGCCACGACGCTGACGCGGATCTTGTGCTGCTCGGCGGTGTCGATCACCCAGGGACCGTCGCCCAGCGGCGGCACCGGCACGCCGATGGGTTCTTCGTCCTGCGCGTAGCCGACCGTGATCAGGCAGAGCAGCAGAGGCGCCGCCAAGTAAATCGAACGTCTGACCTTCATGCCAACCTCCCGCATGAGCCGATCCCGGCTCGAAGTCACATCCGTTGTTGCGCCGCCGAGTCTGTCCGGTTGCCGGCCCGAGGGCGGTGGCCGTGCTCGACCGCCGACCGGGGCCGCGAGTCCCGGACCGTTCCCTGCTCGGTCCTCTCTCTCCGGCCGCTACTCCAGCGGCAGGAGCGGCTCCACTCCCTCCGGCAGGCGCTGGTCGAAGGCGGCCAGCACGGCGGCGTCCGCCGCGTGGGCGCCCATCAGCCCGGTGATGTCCACCAGGTCCTGCACGCCGAACGCCTGCTCTGCGCGCGCGTAGGTCTCGGCGCTGACGTTGTGGTCCCCGAACAGCTCGCGGCCGTAAGCGATCAGGATGGCGTCCTTCTCCCCCACGCCGTCCAGCGGCCGGCCGTGACGGACGATGTCGATCAGCTCCGGCTCAAGGCCCGCTTCGAGCGCCTTCGGCTCGTTCATCGTCCAGTCGTACTGCGAGTCGTGCGTGCGCGCCGTCACCAGGATGGCGAGCTGCATCAACCGGCGTCCCACCCGGTCCTCCAGCGTCGCCTGTCCGGCCCCGTAGCTGCGGATGACGCCCGGCCCGATTCCCGACGGCGACAGCATGCGGCCGTAGAGCTCGGCCACCGACGTGCGGCTCGCCGCGCTCCGCAGCGGCAGGCGGCTGCGCGAATCGGGGTGGATGTCGTCCGGATGGGTGAAGGGCAGCGGCAGGGACTGACGCCAGCCGGCCGGCATCCGCTGGTTGAACCCCGTCAGCGTGGCGGCGGTGCTCGCGTAGCGGCCCATCACGTCGACGATGTCCACTAGGTTGGTCTTGCCGTGCAGGGCCAGCGCCCGCGCATAGGTGTCGGCGCTCAACGCCCGCGTGCCGAACAGCTCCCGGCCGAGCTCGATGATGATCGCCTCGCGGTCGCTCATGCCGGTGATCGGCTTGCGGTGCCGCACGATGTCGATGATCTCTTCGTCGAGGCTGACCGCGATCGCCTCCAACTCGTGCAGCGCCCATTCGTACGGCTGATCGTACTCGCGCGCCGTTGTCAGAATCGTCAGCTCGGTCAACTGCCGCCCCATCGGCGCCTCGAACCGCAGGCTCGCGCCCGATCCATGCAATCGCAGCGCCGCGGCCCCGGTGGGCGCGCCGGCCGGGCTCGCCACCGCCGCGTCGTACGCCTCGCGGCGGGCGGTGTCGAGCTCCGTCCGGTCGATCGGCGGCAGGCGGCTGCGCGACTCCGGATTGATGTCGTCGGGAAGCTGTCCGGCGAGCGCGGCGGGCAACCCGACCGGAAGGGTCCCGACCAGCGCGAGCACGACCGCCGTCCTTATCCATTGCCTCATGCCCGCCTCCTCAATCTGTCCAAACGCTGGTTGACCGCAGGGAGAGCCATCATAACGCCCATAGCCATCCAGATGTTGAACGATGGCGCGGACGCGAATCCGGACCGCATCTCGCTTGCGGGGGGGCGCCGGTCACGGTTCGACGACCGCGATGCCTTCGATCTCCAGCAGCGCGCCGTCCGCGAACAGCGACTGGATGCCGAGCAGCGTCGCCGCCGGCACCGCCTCGTCCGGGAAGCCGTGCGCCTTGCGCGCCGCGTCGACCACCGCGAAGTCGCCTCGCGTGTACTCCGGCATGTAGATCACGGTCTTCAGCAGGTCTTCCGGGCCCGCCCCGGCGGCCTCCAGGCGCCGCCGCAGGTTGGCGTAGACCTGGTCGGCCTGGCTCTCGAGCGAATCGCCCGGCTGTCCCACCTGGCCGGAGACCTGGACCACCTTCGGGCCCGTGCCGCGCGCCGTCACCGCCTGCGTGAAGCCGGTGGCGGGATCGATGAACTCCCGCTCGACGGCGTTGCCGTCCACGCCGACCACCGCGATGCCGTCGATCTCGATGCGGTACTGGTCCGCCGCCAGCTTCGGGATTCCCAGCAGCGTGCTCGCCGGCATGTCGTCGAGCGCCAGCGCCTGCTCGCGGCCCGCGCGGTAGGCCGGCAGGTCGGTCTCCGGATCGAAGTCGACGATGTAGGTGGTGGCCTTGATCAGGTCCGCAAGCGACGCCCCCGCGGCGTCGAGCCGCTGGGCGACGCGCTCCCACACTGCCGCGGTCTGCTCGGCCAGGTCTTCGCCGGGGCCGACCTGCCCGGCCGCATACACCGTCTTGACGCCGTGCGCCGTCACGGCCACCGCGCCGCTGAAGCCGTTCGACGGTGCGAAGCGCTCGATCCGCAGGTCGACGCCCGGCTCGGCCACCACGGCGATCGCCTCTATCTCGACGCGCAGGGACTCGGCGAAGAGCTCGTTGACGCCGACCATCGTGCTCGCCGGCCACTGGTCCTCCGTGGGGAAGGTGGCCAGCCGAGCTTCCGCGATCGTCGGATACTGCGCCGGCTCGAAGTCCTTCACGAAGATCCGGATCTTCACGACGTCGGCCGGTGTCGCCCCCGCCTGCTCCAGGCGCCGAACGACCCCCGCGAACGCGGATTCGGCATGCTCTCGCAGCGTGTCGCCCTGGCCGACCTGCCCGGAGACGAAGATGGTCTTGATCCCGTCGTTGGTCGTGGCGACAACCTGCGTGAAGCCGCCGGCCGGATCGATGTACTCGACCTGCGCCGCGGCGGCGAGCGGCATCGCGCACGCGATGAGGCCGATGAGGATGGAAAGCCGAGGTCTGCGAGCCATGATTCGTTCCTCCAGGGGCCGCGAGGGCGCGTCGTTCACGCCGGGGCCCGGCAGGATGATACCGCGCCGGTCGGGAACTCAATCGACGAAGCGGCCCTTGCGCCGACGAGCCTGCCGGGAACCGGTTCTCAGCTGACGGGTCAGCGCGTCGTTGTCCCGAATCTCCGCCCGTTCCGGGTCGTCGTCGGACTGCGGCCTCTCGCTCCCGTCGAGCCATTGGAGGAACTCCCGCGGCGACACCAGTCGTACCCCTTCGTACGCGCGGAGCACGAGAAGGTCCTGATCCCCCGTCACGATTCGGTCGGCTCCGGCCGTGACCGCCGTGGCCAGGACGAGGTCGTCGTCCTCGTCGCGGCAGACGCGTGCGGGCAGGGGCGTCGGGTCGACCAGCCTGACGTGATCTCGAAAGGTGGCCAGGAACTCTTCGGAAGCGGTGGTGGCAGCGAACTTGCGGCGGAGGGTCGACTCGAGCTCCTGCAGTAGCGCGGGCGAGGATACCAGGAGGCGCCCCCGCACGGCGCGCCGAAAGCACTCGCGGCAGAGTCCGTTCGTGAGCAGCGCGGCGACGACGACGTTCGTGTCGAAGACGACGGTCACGACACGATCTTGAAGACGTCTTCGTCCGTGTAGATGCCCTGTGCGCGCGCCTGCGGCACCAACTCGGCGCGGGCTGCCTCGAACGCGCCCAGTAGCTCTTCCGCATCGAGCGCCCGCCGGACGTACTGACTGAGCGTGAGCTTCTCTGCGCGCGCCCGCGCCTCCAGCTTCCGTCGGGTGCCCTTGGGCACGCGGATCGTGATGACCTCCTGCATGTGTATGACTGTGTCATACCGTAGGGCGGTTGGTCAACACGTGCTCGGTTGAGTTGGCAAGGACATGCGCAGTGTTCGCTCTGCCGTCCGTCCCGCGCTACGAAGCCAGACGAAACCCGTTGGCCCACAGCGCGCCACTCTACTTGGCGGTCACTTGGCCCTTCGTGGCTGGACTATGGGCCGGAGTCCGACGAAGAGCACGAAGTTGAGTCATCAGGTAGTCGCCATATGGCGTGAGCTTCCAGTATGTGCTCCTATCCTTGACGCTTCTTGCGCGCACGCTCTCGACGATCAGGCCCAGAGCCCGAAACTGAAGTAGACAGGTTTCGATTTCGTCGTCGCTAAACTGGAATTGGACCAGTTTGTATCCCCTTAGGTTCTTCTTGCTACGCATAGCTGCTCTGGCTCCCTGTGCGAAAGCATGACGAAAATTTATCGAAAGCCGATGTTCTGGGCACTCGTTAATCATCCCGGGCGCGACCGCACCGAAGATCGCGTTCCACGTGAACCGGTGGCTTCCTCGATGTTTCTCGTCTTCATCGGAATATCCCGAACTTGCGACGAACTCGAAGTGTATTTCGAATTCATCATCTCCCTGCATCAGGTCCTCCGTACCTTCCGGAGGATGCGTCTTGTCCGCCTCGGCGCTCTGCTCGAGTTCCGCTACGCGGTTCCTGAGCTTGAGGATTTCCGCGACCGTGGACTCCGTAGGAACCTTGTCCGCGCGCACCCATCCGGTGGCGGGATGACGCTTGACGGCTGACGTCAATCCGACGATGACCTTGGCCTTGAGGTCGTCCCCGTTGGTCCAGTACACGCACGTGTGGCTCTCTTCCACCCGCCTGCGGAACTTCTTGAGCTTCTCCCAGGACTCGGTCTCGGTCTCGGTCTTGTCACGGGGAAGATTGTCCGGATTCTTGTGCAGCAGAGGGATGACGGGCTTCTT
This Acidobacteriota bacterium DNA region includes the following protein-coding sequences:
- a CDS encoding DUF4062 domain-containing protein — protein: MEKRYQVFISSTFRDLVQERQEVLKAVLEIDHMPAGMELFPAADDAAWQLIKDVIDGSDYYVVIIGGRYGSLDDTGIGYTEKEYDYAVSQKKPVIPLLHKNPDNLPRDKTETETESWEKLKKFRRRVEESHTCVYWTNGDDLKAKVIVGLTSAVKRHPATGWVRADKVPTESTVAEILKLRNRVAELEQSAEADKTHPPEGTEDLMQGDDEFEIHFEFVASSGYSDEDEKHRGSHRFTWNAIFGAVAPGMINECPEHRLSINFRHAFAQGARAAMRSKKNLRGYKLVQFQFSDDEIETCLLQFRALGLIVESVRARSVKDRSTYWKLTPYGDYLMTQLRALRRTPAHSPATKGQVTAK